Sequence from the Nitrospirota bacterium genome:
CTTCCCGGCAGGCGGTTGCTTTCGCCTCCGTCGGCGTTTCAGGGTCGTGGTAGGTGTAGCGATAATCGCCCACGATGTCGGTTCGATCGGATTGGGACCAAGCCTGCTGCGCGAACGAAAAGAACATGCCGCCCGTCAGGAGCAAGGCCAACGGACGGACGCCGAACGTCTGTCTCGGACACCTCATCGCCGCCTCCCTCCTTTCACAATGGATTGATGTCATGCTACCACGCGATTTCACGGGTCGGCAATCGACGTTCCCATGTCCTTCCTGAGAGCGTCGGCCAAGGCTCGAATAGTCAGGGGTGCGTTCCCTTCCGCCCGGTTGTTGGCCAGGACATAGGGGATGACGCCGTCCGCAAGGGCCTGGCGAATGAGGGCCAGGGTGTCCCGGCGCATCTGCGGTTGGACTTTGACGATACCGGTGTAAGGCGCGTACCGCTCGACCGCCTTGGCGTAGGCCAAGCCCAGCGGGGTCAGGAGCCGGAGCACCGTAAACCCGGCTGTAAACCTGCGGCTGAGCCGCCGATGCTGTTCGAGCAGGGGCGGCATGGCGGTCCAGTGGTTGTATACATGGGCGACCCCGTGAGCCTTCAGGAGATCGCGGTAGCCAGGGCCGAGGTGCGCCGAGTTGCGGACTTCCACCGCGTAACACGGGCCGGCCGGCAGCTTCGCGAAGAACCGGTCGAGCGCGGCGAGAAAATCGTTGGAATCCGGGCCGAATCGCTGGAACTCGAAGATGAAGGGACCGGCGTGGTCCCCGAGTCCCTCGCACGAGGGCCGAAGCACGAGGTCGTCGCACAGGGCGGCGTCGAGAAAACGGAGGTTCGGCTTGCCGGCGCGCCGCCCGTATCGCGGCAGATCGGCGAAGGCCGGGACGGTGATGTCCTCCCATACCTTCGAGCAGAAGTGGAAGTCCGTCGGAACTTGGGCGGCGTAGAAGGCGAGTTGGCTGATTGTCGGCGGGCGGTAGAACGTGTGATCCAGGCCGACGGTCCTGAATAACGGCGCGCCGTTGTATTCATAGGCCGCGTATTCGGCCAGACAATCCTTGGCAAAACGGTTCTTAGGATAGGACCGCGTGTACACCAGGCCCCGCCAGCCTTCATAGGCCCAGGAGCTGGTTCCAAACCGAACACGGTCGCGATCGCCGATCACGAGATTCCCAAGCGCCGCCTTTCAGATCAACAGGAGGCCGGCGATGGCCGCAAGCCCTCCTCCACAGGAAAGGGAAAACCCGATTGCGCCGGTGACGAACCACGGTGTGATGCGGGCCAGGTCGGCCCGGTCCAGTCGGGCATGGTGCTCCACCGGCGAGATCCACCAGCGAGGGGGCGGCGCCGACCGGGCTGCCAGGCCGCGGTATAGCAGGACGTGATACCACAGGCCCGCCGGCAGACCCATGACAAAGCCGACGCCCAACGTCCCGAGGCCGAGTTCGACCAGCAAGTGGGGCGTCAGCCAGACAGCCGCGAGCTCGAAGAGACCCACCGCCGTGAGCCCGCCGAGCACGAATAGGCTTTCGATCATGTGCCGGATTGTACCTGAAGAGTTTCCCCGGGAACAGCCCGCCTTGACTTGAACCGGGTCTTCACTCAGACTCACCGCTATGTCACCTTCCTCGGATCGGGAACTGCTGGATCGCCTGGCGGAACGCGCCGGGATCGCCTCGGAGTATTACGATATCAACGGGATGCGGCACGTGACACCGGAAGACACCAAGCGTGCCGTTCTCGCCGCGATGGGATTCCGCGTTCAATCAACCCACGATCTGATGGAGGAACTACAAAGATGGAATGAGTCGCCCTGGCGACGGTCCTGCGATCCGGTTGTGATCGCGTACGAAGGCGACGACTCGGCGCGGTGGTCGTTTCGTCTGGCGGTCGAGGAACGCGAGCAGCGGACCCTCCGCATTATTTGGCAGATCCGAGATGAAACCGGCCGTGTCCGTCATGAGCGGGAATCGGGGCCGGGTCTGGCGCCGCGAGAGGTGCATTACCTGGACGATCGGCGGTATATCCGGGTCGAAATGCCGCTTCCGCGCGATCTGCCGATGGGCTACTACGACGTGACCGCGCGGGCGCAAGGGATCGAATCCGGCTTGGAAGGGTCGTTTCTGCTCATCCTCGCCCCTCGCCATTGTTATATGCCCCCCGTCTTCGAGGAGGCGCGGCGCATCTGGGGGGTGTCGGTGCAGCTCTACGCGCTCCGATCGTCGAGAAACTGGGGGATCGGAGACTTCGGCGATCTCTTCGGGGTCGTCGAATGGGCGGCCAAGAACCTGGAAGCCGGCGCCATCGGTCTCAATCCGCTTCATGCGTTGAAAAATACCCGGCCGTTTCACATCAGCCCCTATTCTCCGAACAGCCGGCTTTATCTGAACGAGCTGTATCTCGACCTCGAACGCATTCCGGAGTTCGGCACGTCGGCGGAGGCCCTGAACCTGATGCGTGACGCCCGGTTTCGCTCGACGCTGGAAGACCTGAGAAAGCAAGATCTGGTGGACTACGACGCCGTCGCCGCCGTCAAGCGATCGGTGCTCGAACGACTCTTTGCGCAGTTTCTCCGGGACAACTTTTCCGAGGTCGGCGAGCGCATGGAACCGACAACGGAACGAGGCCGGGCCTTCACGCGGTATGTGCGGGAACAAGGCGAGGCGCTGGAGCGGTTCGCCGTGTATCAGGCGCTCGATGAGGAGATGAGCCGTCTGGATCCACCCGTGTGGATATGGCAGGAGTGGCCGGAGGGCTATCGGCATCCGGCCTCCGCCCAGGTCGGCGAGTTTGCCCGGCGGCGTCGAACGCGGGTCCGGTTTCATCAATATGTTCAGTGGGTGGCCGAACGGCAGTTGCAGGACGTAGTGGAGCAGGCCGAACGCCTGGGCATGCCGATCGGCCTGTATCACGATCTGGCCTTAGGCAGCGATCGGTCCGGCGCGGACGGGTGGGCGTTTCAGGACGTGCTGGCGTTAGCGGCCGATTGCGGCGCGCCCCCCGATCCGTTCGCGCCGGAGGGGCAGAATTGGGGCCTCGCGCCCGTGAACCCGGTGGCCCTGCGGGCTACCGGGTACCGCATGTTCATCGAGTTGCTCCGCAAGAATCTCCGGCACGGAGGCGCCATCCGTCTCGACCACGTGATGGCGCTGTTCCGCCTGTTCTGGATTCCGCGCGGCCTGCCCGCTTCGGCCGGCGCCTACGTGCATTACCCGGCCGAGGAGTTATTGGCCATCGTGGCGCTCGAAAGCGTCAGGGCCAAAACGGTGATGATCGGGGAGGATTTGGGCACGGTGCCCGATTGGATCCGGGAACGGCTGGCGCGGGCGAAGGTGCTGTCCTATCGCGTCTTCTATTTTGAGCGGACGAGGGACGGAGCATGGAAGCGGCCGGCCGACTACCCGGAACAGTCCATCGCGGTGGTTTCGACCCACGATCTCCCGACATTGGCCGGGTTCTGGGCCGGGGAAGATCTGGCCGTGCGGGCTTCGCTGGGCTTCTACGCCGACGAGCGCGCGAAGCGGGAGGCGTGGGAGGAGCGGCAGCGGGATAAAGCCGGAATCTTGACGGCCTTGCAGGCGGAAGGTCTCCTGCCGGACGGGATCACGACCGACCCGGCCACCGCCCCGGCCATGACGCCGGCGTTATGTCGGGCGATTCATGCGTACCTCGGGCGGACGTCGTCGTGGCTGGTGTTGGCTTCTCTGGAGGACGGGATCGGAGAAAAGGCCCAGGCCAATCTGCCGGGCACCGTCGAAGCGTATCCGAATTGGTCGCGCAAGCTTTCGCTCGATCTGGAAGAACTGCGCCGGGACAGCCGATTTTACGACCTGGCGGCGGCGCTGAGGGCGGCCCGTGGGGGATCGGCGCCCGGGCGGCCGGGCGCGGTGTGAAGCGAGGAAGCGATGGCGGGCAGCAAGCAGAAGAACCGTCTGGTGCTGAGCATCGCGGCGGCGCTGTTTCTCGGTATCGTGGTGATGGAGACCTTCATCCCCGCGAACGTCGTCGGGGCTTACGGGTTTGTGCTTCCGATCTTGCTGGTGGCGACGGTCAGAAACCGGAAACTGATGTATCTGACGGTCGCGCTCTGCATCATCGCGACGTACATCGGCCTGTTGCGACCCGCCAAGCCGGGCCGGTTCGTCTCGGCGGTCATCAACCGGACGGTCGTGGTGTGCGTCTTGGGGATCGTCGCCTATGTCAGCATGACCGGGGAGGAACGCAAGGCCAGGGAAGAAGCGGCGCGGGCCGCGTTGGCCCTCCAGACGGAGAATCTTCTTCGAGCCAACGCGCAGTTGGTCGACATCAAGGACAAGCTGAACCGCTCGGAACGCTTGGCGGCGGTCGGCCAGCTCGTCGCCTCCGTCGCGCACGAGGTCGGAACTCCCCTGCATTCCATCGCCTGGCACGTGCAGGCCCTCGCAGAAGAGCCTGGTGTCACGCCGGAGATGAAGAAGCGGATCGAGATCATCGACGAGCAAATCAACCGCGTCGTCCAGATCATTCAGGATCTCCTTTCGTCGACGCGGCAACGGAAACCTGAACCGGCCTGGCTGCCGGTCGAACGTTTGGTCCGACCGGTCGCCGCGCTGATGGAACCGGCGTTTCATGCGAAAGGTGTGGCCTTGAGGGTCGAACTGGGGCCGGATCCGCCGCAAGTATGGGCTGATGCGGACAAACTGCAGCAAGTGCTGGTCAACCTGCTCACCAACGCGTTGACTGCAACCCCGTCGGGCGGCGAAGTTCGGGTGACGGTGGGAATCCGGCCGGCCTCAACCGACGAGGCGGACGCGGGCGCGCGGGCCGGACGTCCGCCGGTGGAGAGAATGGTCACGGTCACGGTGAGCGATACCGGTTGCGGGATGCCCAAAGAGCATCTCCAGCGGGCGTTCGAGCCGTTCTTCACCACCAAGGCCCTCGGCAGAGGAACGGGCTTGGGGCTATTTCTCAGCCGCGAGGCAGTGGCCGCCCACGGGGGCTGTCTCACGATCGACAGCGAAGAAGGGAAGGGGACGACGGTGGTGATCGCGCTGCCGGGGCTGCAGGAACGCCCGGTGGAAGTCGTCTAGCTTATGCAATCAGCGGCGAAAATTCTGGTGATCGACGACGACGCGGTGGCGCGCGATCTGCTGGCCGAAGCCCTCAAGAAGGAGGGCTATGAGGTCGAAGCCTTCGCCGGCGGCGCGGAGGCGATCGAGCGGGGACGAAAGGCGCCTGTCGATCTCGTGTTGACCGACATCCGCATGGGCGCGGTGGACGGTCTGACCGTGCTGCGGGAGTTCAAGAAATTCAGCCCGGACACGCCGATCGTGTTGCTGACCGCGTTCGGATCGCTCGAAGGCGCGATCGAAGCGATGAAGCAGGGCGCGTACGACTATTTGGCCAAGCCGTTCAAGAAAGAAGAAATCAAGCTGGTGGTCCAACGCAGTCTCGAACATTGTCGGCTCGTCCGCGAAAACGCCCGCTATCGCGCCGAGCTGCGGGACCGGGAAGAGTGGTCGCAGATGGTCGGCAGCAGCCCGGCGATGCTGGAAGTGTACAAGCTGGTCGCGCGGGTGTCCGAAGGGCGCAGCACGGTCCTGCTGGAAGGCGAAAGCGGGACGGGCAAGGAGCTGATCGCCAAAGCGATCCATACGAACAGCCCGCGACGCGACAAACCCTTCGTGCCGGTGAACTGCGCCGCGTTGCCCGATGCGTTGTTGGAGTCCGAGATGTTCGGCCACGAGAAAGGCGCATTCACCGGCGCGACCGCCGCCAAGACGGGCTTGTTCGAGACCGCGAACGGCGGGACGCTGTTTCTGGATGAAATCGGCGATCTGGGCGCGGCCCTGCAGGTCAAGCTCCTGCGGGTGATGCAGGATCAGGAGGTCCGCCGGGTCGGCGGCACCAGTTCGGTCAAAGTCGATGTCCGTATCATCGCCGCGACCAACCGCGATCTGGCGAGCTTGGTCAGGGAAGGCAAGTTCCGGGACGATCTCTACTACCGCCTGAACGTCGTTCGCATCGTGCTGCCTTCGCTGGCCGAGCGGCGCGAAGATATCCCGCTGTTGGCCTATCACTTTCTGCGCAAGTACACGGGCGGCGCCTCGCATCCGGTCAAGGGATTTCTGCCGGAGACGATGGCGCTGTTGCAGCGCTATCGCTGGCCGGGGAACGTGCGGGAACTGGAAAATGCCATCGAACGGGCCGTGTCGCTCAGCCACGGCCCGTTCGTCATGCCGGACGATCTGCCTGAAGCCATCCGCCACGCCGGCTCCGTTCAGGAAGAGAAGCCGGCTTCCAAAGACGCGCGCCCGGAAGAGGCGCTGTTGACCCTGGACGAAGTCGAGAAACGGCACTTGATTCGAGTGCTGAAAGAGACGAAGGGCAACAAAGTCCGCGCGGCGAAGATTCTTGGAATCGACCGGCGGACGCTCTATCGGATGGCGGAACGGTTTGGAATCGACCTGGGAGAAGAACCGGAAAACGGCTAGCGGAATTCGGCTACAACACGCGCAGGGCGTTCTTGATCACGCGCAGTTGGTTCGCGGCGCTTTGCGGCAATGGGGTGGGGGACGCCTCCCACGCCGTGAACATGCCGTCCTTTCCTTCATAGGACACATGAATCGTCAGGTGCGTGGTTGCCTCCGATGTCGGGGTGACGGTGGCCACCACCCGACTTCTGCCCACGCCGAAGCGCCAGCGCAGCATCCAGTCCCAGGGGCTCCGGGTCTCGCGCCGGTAGCCGGTCATCAGGCGGCCCGCGTCTTCTTCTCTCACGTCATAGCCGTCCGCCGCCAGCACGTCGATCACGGCTTCCCTCACCTGGTCGGCCGGGATCGGCAGGGTCGCGTCGATCGCGTCTGCCTCGTGCCGTGGCTGTGTTCCGGCGCACGCGCACAACAGGCCCGCGGCGATCACGAGGAGCGGGGTGGTTCGTAAGCGGCGCATGGTCGGCCGGATCCTGTGCGTTATTTCCCGAGCCGGTACACCAGATGCGTATCCGTCTGCGCCACGCCTTCGATGGCGTGAATTTTTGTGAGGACGAGTTGCGTCAGCGCGT
This genomic interval carries:
- a CDS encoding DUF72 domain-containing protein — translated: MIGDRDRVRFGTSSWAYEGWRGLVYTRSYPKNRFAKDCLAEYAAYEYNGAPLFRTVGLDHTFYRPPTISQLAFYAAQVPTDFHFCSKVWEDITVPAFADLPRYGRRAGKPNLRFLDAALCDDLVLRPSCEGLGDHAGPFIFEFQRFGPDSNDFLAALDRFFAKLPAGPCYAVEVRNSAHLGPGYRDLLKAHGVAHVYNHWTAMPPLLEQHRRLSRRFTAGFTVLRLLTPLGLAYAKAVERYAPYTGIVKVQPQMRRDTLALIRQALADGVIPYVLANNRAEGNAPLTIRALADALRKDMGTSIADP
- the malQ gene encoding 4-alpha-glucanotransferase, whose translation is MSPSSDRELLDRLAERAGIASEYYDINGMRHVTPEDTKRAVLAAMGFRVQSTHDLMEELQRWNESPWRRSCDPVVIAYEGDDSARWSFRLAVEEREQRTLRIIWQIRDETGRVRHERESGPGLAPREVHYLDDRRYIRVEMPLPRDLPMGYYDVTARAQGIESGLEGSFLLILAPRHCYMPPVFEEARRIWGVSVQLYALRSSRNWGIGDFGDLFGVVEWAAKNLEAGAIGLNPLHALKNTRPFHISPYSPNSRLYLNELYLDLERIPEFGTSAEALNLMRDARFRSTLEDLRKQDLVDYDAVAAVKRSVLERLFAQFLRDNFSEVGERMEPTTERGRAFTRYVREQGEALERFAVYQALDEEMSRLDPPVWIWQEWPEGYRHPASAQVGEFARRRRTRVRFHQYVQWVAERQLQDVVEQAERLGMPIGLYHDLALGSDRSGADGWAFQDVLALAADCGAPPDPFAPEGQNWGLAPVNPVALRATGYRMFIELLRKNLRHGGAIRLDHVMALFRLFWIPRGLPASAGAYVHYPAEELLAIVALESVRAKTVMIGEDLGTVPDWIRERLARAKVLSYRVFYFERTRDGAWKRPADYPEQSIAVVSTHDLPTLAGFWAGEDLAVRASLGFYADERAKREAWEERQRDKAGILTALQAEGLLPDGITTDPATAPAMTPALCRAIHAYLGRTSSWLVLASLEDGIGEKAQANLPGTVEAYPNWSRKLSLDLEELRRDSRFYDLAAALRAARGGSAPGRPGAV
- a CDS encoding ATP-binding protein, which codes for MAGSKQKNRLVLSIAAALFLGIVVMETFIPANVVGAYGFVLPILLVATVRNRKLMYLTVALCIIATYIGLLRPAKPGRFVSAVINRTVVVCVLGIVAYVSMTGEERKAREEAARAALALQTENLLRANAQLVDIKDKLNRSERLAAVGQLVASVAHEVGTPLHSIAWHVQALAEEPGVTPEMKKRIEIIDEQINRVVQIIQDLLSSTRQRKPEPAWLPVERLVRPVAALMEPAFHAKGVALRVELGPDPPQVWADADKLQQVLVNLLTNALTATPSGGEVRVTVGIRPASTDEADAGARAGRPPVERMVTVTVSDTGCGMPKEHLQRAFEPFFTTKALGRGTGLGLFLSREAVAAHGGCLTIDSEEGKGTTVVIALPGLQERPVEVV
- a CDS encoding sigma-54 dependent transcriptional regulator; the protein is MQSAAKILVIDDDAVARDLLAEALKKEGYEVEAFAGGAEAIERGRKAPVDLVLTDIRMGAVDGLTVLREFKKFSPDTPIVLLTAFGSLEGAIEAMKQGAYDYLAKPFKKEEIKLVVQRSLEHCRLVRENARYRAELRDREEWSQMVGSSPAMLEVYKLVARVSEGRSTVLLEGESGTGKELIAKAIHTNSPRRDKPFVPVNCAALPDALLESEMFGHEKGAFTGATAAKTGLFETANGGTLFLDEIGDLGAALQVKLLRVMQDQEVRRVGGTSSVKVDVRIIAATNRDLASLVREGKFRDDLYYRLNVVRIVLPSLAERREDIPLLAYHFLRKYTGGASHPVKGFLPETMALLQRYRWPGNVRELENAIERAVSLSHGPFVMPDDLPEAIRHAGSVQEEKPASKDARPEEALLTLDEVEKRHLIRVLKETKGNKVRAAKILGIDRRTLYRMAERFGIDLGEEPENG